One window of the Deltaproteobacteria bacterium genome contains the following:
- a CDS encoding ABC transporter substrate-binding protein, giving the protein MYKRNPLLGAGCLFIIASLLVFTGGGANLEAASPQVEGTFIFAEPNEYPVIDPQKKGYGGSSFIVYVFQTPVSPSGLDSHLLGVIAKSWETIDPLTWKFNLRKGIKFHNGDLLTAADVQFSAYRQMGKIDPKFRSTNTGLWKRLIKNVETPDDYTVIIHTNQPDASFLSIMRWLFIVPKNYIEKIGDDAFGKKPVGTGPFKITKRKIGESLTMEAHLDYWNQSPEPGSKGPAKVKTVILRSIPQEQTRMAALKTGEIHGTMIAPDSAAAVSENPDIRLFYTHKNAPRFIMFNWRPPRKSKRARKAKAPITEKPNPYMDIRVRRALNYALDVEAVIKNYLTGKEHKTTLVGRGGIGYNPNVPFYEYNPEKARKLLLEAGYPNGFKTKFYVSSDPQPYVEAMLQQWRDIGIQIQRVQVSGPVVKKKIIKKTLDGMVGWGAGFGGHDPAATWLQNCVSYKGTWAVHGKNEQVETLVKKQAAEFDQVKRGRIIDEIIQILWRDAWFVPLWESVHIQAIRAEWNYKQMPTQRIIYFSSLSKKR; this is encoded by the coding sequence ATGTACAAAAGAAACCCGTTATTGGGAGCAGGCTGTCTGTTTATTATCGCTTCACTTCTGGTTTTTACTGGTGGAGGAGCGAATCTAGAGGCAGCTTCGCCACAGGTTGAAGGGACCTTTATCTTTGCTGAACCTAATGAGTATCCGGTCATTGACCCGCAAAAGAAGGGGTACGGAGGAAGTAGTTTTATTGTTTATGTTTTTCAAACACCTGTCAGTCCGAGCGGCCTTGACTCACATCTTTTAGGCGTTATTGCCAAATCCTGGGAAACCATTGATCCGCTGACCTGGAAGTTTAATCTGCGTAAAGGCATAAAGTTCCATAATGGAGACCTGCTCACTGCGGCTGATGTTCAATTCTCCGCTTACAGGCAGATGGGCAAGATTGATCCCAAGTTCCGCTCGACCAACACCGGCCTCTGGAAGAGGCTGATTAAAAATGTTGAGACGCCGGACGATTATACCGTTATTATCCATACCAACCAGCCTGACGCCTCGTTTTTGTCCATCATGCGCTGGTTATTCATTGTGCCTAAAAATTATATTGAAAAAATCGGCGACGACGCTTTCGGGAAAAAACCTGTGGGGACCGGTCCTTTTAAGATCACCAAACGCAAAATCGGGGAGTCACTGACCATGGAGGCCCACCTGGACTACTGGAACCAGTCGCCCGAACCCGGTTCAAAGGGACCGGCCAAGGTCAAGACCGTTATCTTGAGGTCCATTCCGCAGGAGCAGACCAGAATGGCCGCCCTGAAAACAGGCGAGATTCACGGGACCATGATCGCACCGGACTCGGCCGCGGCAGTGAGTGAAAACCCAGATATTCGGCTTTTCTATACCCACAAGAATGCGCCAAGATTTATCATGTTCAACTGGAGGCCTCCCCGGAAATCGAAGCGGGCGAGAAAAGCCAAAGCGCCGATTACTGAGAAACCCAACCCGTATATGGATATTCGTGTGCGAAGGGCCTTGAATTACGCCCTTGACGTTGAAGCCGTTATAAAAAATTATCTTACAGGCAAAGAACATAAAACCACACTCGTCGGTCGGGGAGGGATAGGATACAACCCGAACGTTCCTTTCTATGAATACAATCCGGAAAAAGCCAGGAAACTGCTGCTTGAGGCTGGCTATCCCAATGGTTTTAAAACAAAGTTTTACGTCTCTTCAGACCCTCAGCCCTATGTTGAAGCCATGCTACAACAATGGAGAGACATTGGTATCCAAATCCAAAGAGTCCAGGTGTCCGGCCCGGTGGTTAAGAAAAAAATAATAAAAAAGACTCTGGATGGTATGGTCGGGTGGGGCGCCGGCTTTGGAGGTCATGACCCTGCCGCGACCTGGTTGCAGAATTGCGTTAGTTATAAAGGAACCTGGGCTGTCCACGGGAAAAATGAACAGGTCGAGACACTGGTCAAGAAGCAGGCGGCAGAATTTGACCAGGTCAAAAGAGGCCGGATCATTGATGAGATCATCCAGATACTGTGGCGGGACGCCTGGTTCGTGCCTTTGTGGGAATCGGTGCATATTCAAGCCATTAGAGCGGAATGGAACTATAAACAGATGCCAACCCAGCGGATCATTTACTTCTCCAGTTTATCCAAGAAAAGATAG
- a CDS encoding carboxylesterase family protein, with amino-acid sequence MNDSESVFSKPIKIESGLITGFAAGENKAVYVFKGIPYAAPPVGDLRWREPQPVEAWEGVQAFTEFGFSCLQPEMPEPYGRDFGEQSEDCLYLNVWTGAKSQDAKLPVMVWIHGGGFYMGSATTDTYDGEVLARDGVVLVTINYRLGPFGFLAHPLLSKESEHKVSGNYGLLDQIAALKWVKNNIASFGGDPDRVTIFGESGGARSVCFLMVSPLAKGLFHRGIVQSGSLYRAIGHLTESRDGLPPMEEEGQRLAKKLGCKTLADFRKKPAIEILEAAEPKTAPLLSPPAPASTSDDNGLTAGPIIDGWVIPDDPVKLYRSGKQHDVPLIIGSNKDEASIFLRMFKSRAGGLARSVKFFFPKHHREVLPLYAEFGDNEFLAALNRFMTDAVWTRAARATARDMAQVKSKVYLYFFTHHRPTSLGQFGSFHGIDIRYAFGHDLEANIPFTEEDHILSKKMRTYWTRFAATGDPNGPDLANWPPYDKDTDQCLELGSEIRVLTHLRKEACDLFDRINEQRRSK; translated from the coding sequence ATGAATGATTCAGAAAGTGTTTTTTCCAAACCGATCAAGATTGAATCAGGGCTGATCACGGGTTTCGCCGCGGGTGAAAATAAAGCTGTTTATGTATTCAAAGGCATTCCTTATGCCGCGCCGCCGGTGGGAGACCTTCGCTGGAGAGAGCCTCAGCCGGTTGAGGCCTGGGAAGGTGTCCAGGCCTTTACCGAATTTGGCTTCAGCTGCCTTCAGCCCGAAATGCCAGAACCCTATGGCCGGGACTTTGGGGAGCAAAGTGAGGATTGCCTTTATCTCAATGTTTGGACAGGCGCTAAAAGTCAGGACGCTAAACTCCCGGTCATGGTCTGGATCCATGGCGGCGGCTTCTACATGGGTAGCGCCACAACAGACACATATGATGGTGAAGTCCTGGCCAGGGACGGCGTGGTGCTGGTGACCATAAATTATCGGCTCGGCCCGTTCGGCTTCCTGGCCCACCCCCTGTTGTCAAAGGAGTCGGAGCACAAGGTCTCGGGTAATTACGGTCTCCTGGACCAGATCGCGGCCCTCAAATGGGTAAAAAATAATATCGCCTCCTTTGGCGGGGACCCGGACCGGGTCACGATTTTTGGTGAATCGGGCGGAGCCAGAAGCGTCTGCTTTTTAATGGTCTCCCCTTTGGCCAAAGGACTCTTTCACCGGGGCATCGTTCAGAGCGGTTCGCTTTACCGGGCTATCGGTCATCTGACTGAATCCCGGGACGGCCTGCCGCCCATGGAAGAGGAAGGCCAGCGCCTGGCCAAGAAACTCGGCTGTAAAACCCTGGCTGATTTTAGAAAAAAACCCGCGATTGAAATCCTCGAAGCCGCTGAGCCCAAGACCGCGCCTTTACTTTCCCCACCCGCACCGGCTTCGACTTCAGATGATAACGGCCTTACGGCCGGACCGATCATTGACGGCTGGGTGATTCCAGACGATCCGGTCAAGCTTTACAGAAGCGGAAAGCAGCATGATGTCCCGTTGATTATTGGCTCGAACAAGGACGAGGCCAGCATATTCCTCAGGATGTTCAAGTCCAGGGCTGGAGGTTTGGCTCGATCGGTTAAATTCTTTTTCCCAAAACACCACCGGGAGGTCCTTCCGCTCTATGCTGAGTTTGGGGATAACGAGTTCCTTGCAGCCTTAAACAGGTTCATGACAGACGCCGTCTGGACCAGAGCGGCTCGGGCCACGGCCCGGGATATGGCCCAGGTTAAATCCAAGGTCTATCTTTATTTTTTCACCCATCACCGGCCGACTTCACTTGGCCAGTTTGGTTCGTTCCACGGTATAGATATACGATACGCGTTCGGTCATGACCTGGAAGCCAATATTCCATTTACCGAGGAAGACCATATCCTGTCTAAAAAAATGCGCACCTACTGGACCAGGTTCGCGGCCACCGGTGATCCCAATGGGCCTGATCTGGCAAACTGGCCGCCTTACGACAAGGATACGGACCAGTGCCTCGAATTAGGAAGCGAGATAAGGGTGCTGACGCATCTTCGTAAAGAGGCCTGTGACCTCTTTGACAGGATTAACGAGCAGAGACGCAGTAAGTAA